A single region of the Clostridia bacterium genome encodes:
- a CDS encoding cytidine deaminase, giving the protein MRPAWDDYFMEIAQVVSTRSTCLRRRVGAILVQDKRILATGYNGVPSGLTHCAVVGCLREQYKVPSGERHELCRGLHAEQNAIIQCALHGVSLKGATLYSTTRPCVLCSKMLVNAGIRRIVFQGSYPDDLALKILEEAGVKLEVFQR; this is encoded by the coding sequence GTGCGTCCGGCATGGGATGATTATTTTATGGAAATTGCCCAAGTGGTGTCTACGCGTTCTACTTGTTTGCGGCGCCGTGTAGGGGCGATTTTGGTGCAAGATAAACGAATTTTGGCTACTGGCTATAATGGTGTGCCTAGTGGTTTGACTCATTGTGCTGTTGTAGGATGTCTGCGTGAACAATACAAGGTGCCTTCTGGTGAAAGGCATGAACTCTGTCGCGGCTTACATGCAGAGCAAAATGCTATTATTCAATGTGCACTACATGGAGTGAGTTTAAAAGGGGCAACATTATATTCCACGACCAGACCGTGTGTTTTGTGCAGTAAAATGTTGGTTAATGCGGGAATAAGACGGATTGTTTTTCAAGGTTCATATCCAGATGATTTGGCTTTAAAAATCTTGGAGGAAGCTGGTGTGAAATTAGAGGTATTTCAAAGATAA
- the wecB gene encoding UDP-N-acetylglucosamine 2-epimerase (non-hydrolyzing): MKKVLTVFGTRPEAIKMAPLVRALKEDSRIDCRVVVTAQHREMLDQVLRVFRLIPDYDLDIMQAGQTLFEITVRALTGLQQIFLKEKPDLVLVHGDTSTTFIGALAAYYYQIPVGHVEAGLRSGNKYAPFPEEMNRRLTGVLGEIHFAPTKTAAENLLREGHNLAQIYITGNTVIDALLYTVEEDYQFLHPVLREIDFENQRVVLLTTHRRENWGEPLRETYRALNDLVKEFEDLVVVFPVHKNPLIQRAAAKELGDVSRIKLVEPLEYQTFINLMNKVDLVLTDSGGLQEEAPALGKPVLVLRDNTERPEAVKAGTVKIVGTERARVYGAARNLLTNKTAYQRMAQAVNPYGDGQASERIVKILHYLWGWSKEKPRGYSVDYALSRQKKI, encoded by the coding sequence ATGAAGAAGGTGTTGACAGTATTTGGAACAAGGCCAGAGGCCATTAAAATGGCTCCTTTGGTGAGGGCTTTAAAGGAGGATTCGCGTATTGATTGCCGGGTCGTGGTTACGGCCCAGCACCGGGAAATGTTGGATCAGGTTTTGCGAGTATTTCGTCTTATCCCTGATTATGATTTGGATATCATGCAAGCGGGACAAACCCTTTTTGAAATCACAGTGCGGGCTTTAACCGGATTACAGCAGATTTTTCTTAAGGAAAAGCCAGATCTAGTTTTGGTACATGGTGATACTAGCACTACCTTTATCGGGGCTCTCGCCGCTTATTATTATCAGATTCCTGTAGGACATGTAGAGGCAGGACTGCGTTCAGGTAATAAATATGCACCTTTTCCAGAGGAAATGAATCGGCGTTTAACCGGTGTTTTGGGGGAAATTCATTTTGCTCCTACGAAAACGGCTGCGGAAAATTTACTGCGTGAAGGGCATAATTTGGCTCAAATTTATATTACGGGAAATACGGTCATTGATGCGTTGTTATATACGGTAGAAGAGGATTATCAGTTTTTGCATCCTGTTTTACGAGAAATTGATTTTGAGAATCAGCGGGTAGTGTTATTAACTACTCATCGGCGGGAAAACTGGGGTGAACCTTTACGGGAAACCTACAGAGCTTTAAATGATTTAGTCAAGGAGTTTGAGGATTTAGTAGTTGTTTTCCCTGTGCATAAAAATCCGTTAATTCAGCGGGCTGCGGCCAAAGAATTAGGGGATGTATCAAGAATTAAACTGGTGGAACCATTAGAGTATCAAACTTTTATTAATTTAATGAATAAAGTGGATTTGGTGCTTACTGATTCTGGTGGTCTGCAGGAAGAAGCACCAGCTTTAGGAAAACCGGTATTGGTTTTAAGGGATAATACTGAACGCCCGGAGGCTGTTAAAGCAGGTACCGTAAAAATAGTGGGTACAGAGCGAGCGAGGGTTTATGGGGCGGCTCGGAATTTATTAACTAACAAAACAGCATATCAGCGGATGGCTCAAGCCGTTAATCCTTACGGTGATGGGCAGGCAAGTGAGCGAATTGTAAAAATTTTGCATTATCTCTGGGGTTGGAGTAAAGAAAAACCGCGGGGATATTCTGTGGATTATGCTCTTTCGCGACAAAAAAAGATATAA
- a CDS encoding AtpZ/AtpI family protein yields the protein MALTVYLLYKLGTWLDNRLGTEPWFMLLGVFLAVATVFRQLIEEFWE from the coding sequence TTGGCCTTAACGGTTTATTTACTTTATAAATTAGGCACCTGGTTGGACAACCGTTTAGGTACAGAACCTTGGTTCATGCTTCTCGGTGTCTTTCTTGCGGTAGCAACAGTTTTTCGGCAATTAATCGAAGAATTTTGGGAGTAG